atataagaaatatataatatataattttaatgcaTTGGTATTATatccataaaataataatataataaatacataatttaaatgaataaattaaaatcacaATTTTAATTGCATGAATTAAAAAACGTAGTTTAAATAGTATCGGAGGCAGTCCTACCATATGATCGAAGAGACATAGTCTACCACCATATTGATCATTTAATAATTTAAGGAGACAAAACCTTCCATATGATCTTAGAAGACATAGTCTATCATATTGatcatttaataatttattgggGTCAAGCTTTTAATATGATCTGATAATATGTGTTACCatattgatttttatatttacataggCAAAATTTAACGTACGATTCTTTGATCGTGAAGGCATAGTTTACCATGACGATCAATTAGGAAAAGCAACACCTATCATCTTAAGATAATAAATGGAGAAAACAAAATCTATCATTTCAAAACaataatgaatttaaaataattaaaatatattgaaattaaACTTTCTTTCGCTGGTATGAaatcatcttatatattaaaacagaagtcacaactttgattcatgtgcgatttttttaaaaatggacctaatgaacatattcctagaaagtcatattacatttaatctctaatcttatcatttaaattttgggcctactaacattttttattgggctatcaataattagatttaaccaatagatgattcattagatttatggataatataaattaaacagatataattttaatgttataatacTATACCTTGATatgataattatttaaatatttgttgatgttaacttttaaagttataaagattttttttaaatagcaaaaatcatattatctaacaatgattaatctttactacctttttttttttgacagcattaatctttactaccttaaaccaatgaaaacaaattctaaactatatagtttattttaaaaattaaacaaaaactaaatgtttaattatttactcgataatataaatctatgaagcaaaaagtttaattttttaaaaaactttctaaatttttgaaatttacaatatctttggatatgacaataaaataatattttactaatatttatatatatagttatgattttaataatgaaataataatccaaaaaatatatatatagaaaaagatacaaatacacgtgaaagtttgaaacaatctattcaatgaaaaaatataccgtaaacttattatgttttaaaaactgatagacacatatatattataatatataccaatttaaaagtcgaaaaattttttatataaaaataaataaaaccaataacCCGCGcagttgcgcggatcgagatctagtttgtGCTTATAACATGTTGAGTATTCAATGAGGTATATATAATGTAACTTTATTTATATTACATTAATGAGAAAGGAATAACACatgaatgaaaataaaataaatagctTTACAAGATTTTAATTCTTCactttgaaagcgcgggataTTTTTTCGGTTGGAATACTTATGTAATAAGATTATACGTTTGTTTAAAGTGTGTGACAAAATTTAGATTAAACATTTGATCTTTGATGTTCATAATTaagagtttatatattttgatgtatcttattataaatatataaatttataaagtagtatttatgttttaaaaccaGATTATGGTATGCGATGTGTTCGAGCTTTGATATCTGTAATTGCGATTTTAGACATTTCATTCGACCTTTGATATTTATAATTGTGATATTAGTGTTTAAACTTGTTAACAATATGCTATTTCAAATTGGcatattttttatctttatataaGTTGActgtataatataaaataccatattttcataatttttttggtttttcaatAGTAAGTATAAATTACATATCATATATAACCTAATATATTTGGGCttgaaaaaacaatataaattaatattgagTTGGGTTTAATTTGCTAAATGGTGGGTTTTGCTTCTCCAGTCGAAATTAGTAAAAACTTTGGCCCATGCCTATCTCTATAAACACGACCGAAAAAGCTATGTTGTATACCGGTCTTCTTCCAAAATActcttcagatttttttttggttatctaGGTAAAAATCACGATTAGGTTCTTAGCCGCCATGAACTCAAAAATTCTTTGTTTAAGGTGATAAATTCTGACATTTTTTGTTCCAATACTCTTCCAGAATACTCTTCCAATACGTTATTTGTTTAAGGTGATAAATTCTGACATTTTTTGTTTGTCCGATTCTGAtccaaaaatttattatcttcgaaaaaacaaacaaagatcTGGAGATCCTTACATAACTACTTGGATATATTACTGGTAAAtcaattttttcttcttaattctTCTTATAACATTATCTACTGATTATAAATCGAGATctaactattttgtttttccaGAAATGTCTAGCATGTCAAATTAGATATGTTCTGTTGTTCATAATGTTCTTCATTTGATCTTAGAGTTGTACGGAATCAAATCAGAAGCTATCAGACTTTGTTAAAACCATCCAAGGTTAGTACTCGAGataaatctatgtttaaaaaaaataatttatactaaaGAAATTTGAGTTTCTTATAAAATTCTGGATGACATATATAAGAATGTTGTAATAAGgattaaataatatatgtatatagaaCAATTCACATTGAGCTTAAACGGTTTACATTGTATCTTAAAATCAAGCTTTAACTAACATATTGATTCACACAACTCATAGATATTCAAACATAAGCTAGAAAAGTactatttctaaaaaataacaCATGAATCATTGTTTAATATTTAGAGTCATGATTTTatcctttttcttaaaattttagtattcaGAATCATAGTTGAATAATTATCATGTCTTATATCTTAAATGTGTTTTAAAAGCTAAATGTAGATAtgagcaaaaaaaatattatttttataaaattggaTAGTTAagattataatattattttattttgtgacaACATATCCAACAATAATTGCCAATGAAATTTTTTCTGTATAGTAACAACTTATgcatcaatattttttaaagaaaacaacctaacaagaaaattaaaaaaaaaatgttgaaattACATCCCATAAAAATAGcaataatatttatgaaatacaATCAATTATTTGAATATGCACCTAGGATATGGTAGATTTCAGTTGATAAACAATTGTGATAATAATTGAGatttttttgtgtatagtaatgTATTTTATGGATTCTAATATATCTAAGCTaagattttatataataatataatttaatttctaGGCTGATCAACAtcagtattttaaataattaaagtatattgaaattaaaaatttatccggctgtatttatattatattaatataatttgtaatagaTAATTAATAATACGTGAATGAATATAGAGTAAATAGCTTTATTGAAGGTGATTTACgtatttgtatatttactcTAGTTATtactcttatttatttttttatcttttcactatgtttatttttttcatttactcTAGAAGTTACTTGTCATActcataattaaataaattaattttgttttcactATTGGTAAACTCACGAAAACTCACATGCTAAAGCGAAGGAATACAGTAAATTCATCGGGCAACAAAACCAGTTCCCATCATTAATATGATTTGATGGCATACAACACACTATTTCCCCCTACACAATTTGATTGAATTGACACACTgtaaattaacatttttaaaacaataatttcaAGTAGATCTCATTCAAGTTTATTTTACAATTTACAGACAATTATCAGCAGTAGATTCACCTTACCTACCTACCTACCACATCTAATTTGTTTCTGTATTTCATAAGTTCAATCTTGAGTATAGATAGGAACAAtcataaaccatataaaaagaGATATGCTATtagatttcattttttataaatattctcTTTCCTAGTATTTAGAGATATATCAAGAAGCCAATTTAAGAAACAAATATTCAAGAAGAAATACAAAATGAATATACAGTTGCCATTTGTTAAGATCTTATCCAAATTAGAGATTttattcttgtttcttcttctagAGTCTTTTCAATTTCGTTTCGAAAAAGACGctccaaaaaaaatttcaaaaggcGCCTTTCCGAATTTCGCCTCCCCcccccttctctctctctacttataatctctctctctctcgcttccTTTCACATCATCAGATCTCGAAAACACtatttactctctctctctagcgaTTATCTGAGACATGGATCGTGGTGGTGAAATTCAACTCCCTTGCGACGCCGATGACGTGTGCATGCGATGCAAATCCAAAATCCCGTCGGAAGAGTGCCTCACGTGCAGCACGTGCGTCACCCCTTGGCACGTGTCGTGCCTCCGATCCCCTCCCGCGACCCTCGCCTCCACCCAGTCGTGGGAGTGTCCCGACTGCTCCGGCGACGTCGATCCCGCCCCTGCTTCCGGCTTAAACCCTAACTCCTCGAGCCTAGTGGCCGCGATCCGCGCGATCGAGGCCGACGCGTCTCTGAACGAGGCGCAGAAAGCCAAGAAGAGGCAGCAGCTGGTGAGCGGCAAAGCCGTTGAGGAGGAGGatgaagagaaggagaagaaagaggAACAACAGTCAGATGACTTTCTCGTTTCCCTTCGAAAGAACGTCAGCTGCTCTATATGCCTCCAGCTTCCTGAGAGGCCCGTCACGGTACGCCTCTCTTCATCCGTGTCATCGATAGATTCAATTGACACTGAACTGACTATTATAGTTAATGTTAAATTTATCGATTGCATGTAACTGACTATGTCCTTTGTTTTAATAGTTAATAGCGATTCACTAacggctttttttttttttttgtgaacgaTACTTGTAGACACCGTGCGGCCACAATTTCTGCCTAAAGTGTTTTCAGAAATGGGTGGCTGGCAAGAGGAAGCCTACATGCGGGACGTGTCGAGCTTCGATACCTAAGAAGATGAAGGATAACCCTAGAATCAACTCTGTTCTCGTCTCTGCTATCCGTCTAGCCATGGTTTCCAAATCGACAACTGTGTCAACTGCGAAGACTTACCAGTTCATTAGGAATGTTGACCGGCCTGAGAAGGCGTTTACCACCGAGAGGGCTAAGAAGACCGGGAAGGCTAATGCTTGTAGTGGGAGGATTTATGTGACTGTGCCGTCTGATCATTTCGGTCCTATTCTGGCGGGGAATGATCCGGATAGAAACCAAGGTGTTTTGGTTGGGGAGTCTTGGGAGGATAGGCAGGAGTGTAGGCAGTGGGGAGCTCACTTCCCGCATGTTGCTGGGATTGGTGGACAGTCGAGTTATGGAGCTCAGTCTGTGGCGCTCTCTGGGGGTTACAAGGATGATGAGGATCATGGTGAATGGTTTCTCTACACTGGAAGGTTTGCTTTTGATTAAgcccttttctttattttgtgtGTCTGTCACTGCTGTTATATGTTTATGTTGTGAATATGTATTGTAGTGGAGGAAGAGATCTGACGGGGAACAAGAGAACCAACAAAGATCAGGCGTTTGATCAGCAGTTTACAAAGTCAAATGCAGCTCTGAGGCTTAGTTGCAAAATGGGATATCCTGTGAGAGTTGTCAGGTTAGTCCTTTCTTACTTTCTGGAGTCTTTCGTTTTTTAGTGATACTATGTGCAGATAGTTGTCTTAGTGCTTCGGTTTCTTACAAATGATCAGGTCTCACAAGGAGAAGCGTTCTGCTTATGCCCCTGCGGAGAAAAGTGTGAGATATGATGGAGTTTACAGGATTGAGAAGTGCTGGCGAAAAGTTGGAATACAGGTTTGGTTGCGCCTAATAATTCTAATTGTTCTgatcttatttttttctgaactGCTCTTGTGTGTTTTCGGTAGGGCAAAAGGGTCTGTCGTTACCTTTTCGTCAGGTGTGACAACGAACCAGCTCCATGGACCAGGTTTGATCTATTTCTTGTTGTTAAAACCtcccttttctgtattttcttgtTATGCTCTCAACGTTGAGTTATACTGCAGTGATGAGCATGGTGATCGTCCAAGACCTTTGCCTTCAATCCCAGAGCTCAAGAAGGCCACCGATATGTTTGTGAGAACGGAAAGCCCATCATGGGATTTTGATGTAAGCACTGCACAtcctctcttttctttcttgtaaaAAACAGCGATAGTAACAGTTGTGAGTGTGTATAACACTGATGATCTGATACATTTACTTGTATCAGGAATCTGATGGTCGTTGGAAGTGGATGAAGTCTCCACCTGCTAGCAGAAAGGCAATTGCTGCTTTGGATCCTGCAGCGAGGAAAGCCATGAAAGGTGGAGGAAACAAAAGGGACAAATTTCTCAAAGGTCTGTACAGCTCATTTCCTTTGCTGTTGATGTTAGATAGAATGTAGGCTCACATCTGAACtgtctttgtttgttttttcttacTTTGTTTGACTCAGAATTTGGCTGCCAAATCTGTCGGAAAGTGATGAGCTCTCCTGTGACAACGCCTTGCGCTCACAACTTCTGCAAGGAGTGCCTAACTGGGAAATTTGCTGGGATAACTCAAGTGAGGCAGAGAAGCAGAGGTGGGCGCACTCTACGTGCACAGAAGAACGTCATGAAATGCCCTTGCTGCCCAAATGACATTTCTGACTTCCTGCAGAACCCACAGGTCAGTAACGTAACCTCTTCTTCGTCCATTGCTTATGTGTAGTGAAGCAATTTCCTTACATGTATATTAACTGGATGAAGTTAGTTAAGTGGTAAACTTAAGAATAAAACTGTCTGTATTCTCTTCTTCGTCCATTGCTTATGTGTAGTGAAGCAATATCCGTACATATATATGAACTGGATGAAGTTTGTTAAGTGGTAAACTTAAGAATAAAACTGTCTGTATTTGATTCCTTAGGTAGCAGCACATCATATGATGAAAGCATTAATAACATCACATAGTCAATTGGCATGACTTGTATATGAAAGGTGTATGTGTTTGATGACCACATTATAGTTAAACAAATTTGTTGTATATTCCAATGTAATTAAATTGCTTGTGCTAACTTAAAATGTATGTGATAAAACAGGTGAATAGGGAATTGATGGATGTGATAGaggaggtgaagaagaagaaagagttgGAGGAGCGACAAGATGAAGGAACCTCTGAAAATTCCGCTGAAGGAGGAAACACAGGatctgaagaagaggaagaagaccaagaggaagaagaagaggaagaagaagaggaagaggaagaggaagacgaagacgaggaagaagaatctGAAGTTCATGTGTCTGAAGATGAGCCAGCAGCCAAGAAGATAAAACTCTCAGCTTAAATTTTGAACCCTCTCTTTTGTGGTTGTAATGTTTTTGGGTAGTTATTgcaaacttatttattttggtttttattttgaaatacatgttacttttgttctattattatatatatatatatatatatatatatatatatatatataagttatgcGTGAATTACAGTCTTTTTAGCGATAAGCGTTTGTCAAAACATCTCTTCTTCACTTTCCATGAATTTTCCAGCTACAGAGAATCAAACCGGATATGCCAACACTTGTTCACCATAGTTTCAGCTTAACAAGACGACTAAATTGCAAACTCTGCACTGAGAAAAAAAACTGTTGCAACTTTGCTTCGCGATCGAGTCTACACTGAGAATAACGTGGAGGGTTATAGATTTCATGACTCGTTCGTTTTCTTTCTGAGCTTTGCTTTGTAAAGCGTTCAGTTTTCTTTATAAGTAGGCCGTGGGCGTATCTACCAAAGTAATGGACTTTGTACTTGTAATAAAGTTATGAACACATCCCACATCGGTAATGATCGAAGGAGCCAACGGGTATATATAAGGTATAAATCATCTGTTAGATTGTCAATTGGTGGTGAGAGGAGGTTCATGATTCCTGATATGGAGAAGGTGTCTAAATAGGTCTTCGTACTGAAGACTAACTCTATGGGAGTTATGAGCTAATTCAACTCATTGCCAGTTGACTTTTTAAATTATTccaatataatttatgtttttcttataataaaTTAGGCAAAGAGCCCGTGCGATATACTCATTTTATAAAGAATATATTATaatctataatttataattttatatgcctgataaaaaaaattaaatcatataaataattaaatttaattttgatgattaaaatatgatttacaaagtattcaaatatatatatatattttataaaccttaatgttccctttaattttttatcaaaacacaTATTGCATACAATTATGTCTtcatcatttttaagttttttcatatatttttcacATGATAGTTATCTTCAACCACTTTTTGAacaaaatgcaattttttttacatgatatataattttttttcctatttaagacataatattaaaattattagtttataattttaaacaattataatttatatgttggtaattgttattttgtatatttatctacctgctttatttattgaaaatgaatatccagaaaattgaatattgtaataaatatatgttgatttaCGTTAATATAATCCGtctcatttataatatttttttttaatttttgggagAGTTCTTATAAAATACCAACacttattatataaactaacacATTACTTAAATaaaccaatattttttaaagcaatCCCACTTTGAGATTAAAAGACACCTTGTTTAGATGAAAAGTTGCAACTTTGACATTatttttttcaccattttattattagcagattagtgaaaatttgatttgaaaaatgcatgggagagactatttatagatttttttaaagccTATTTGAATAGTCATAACCCTTCAATATGAATAGTCGCATTCTTCTAATACTCACAACTTctcactttttaaaagatactagtgaatagtcacaacttttagactatttttagaaagacacaaccttacaacatataacttttagaaaagacacaactctctacacatatttttcaaaagacacaacctttcaacataattgAAGTTCACAACCTTAGGaattaattggaaaagacacaaccttacaacatagaacttttagaaaaaacacaaccctttacactactttttcaaaagacacaacctttcaacataaatGGATTCACAACCTTAGaaattaattggaaaagacacaaccttccaacatagaacttttagaaaagacacaaccctttacacttctttttcaaaagacacaacctttcaacataagttgactcacaacctttggaattaattgagattgctattattagtagaaAAACAATCCCACTTTGAGATGAAAAGACACCTTATTTAGATGAAAATTTGTAATTTTGACATTattttttcaccattttattattagtagattagtgaaaatttgatttgaaaaatgcatgggagagactatttatagattttttaaagcctatttgaatagtcacaacccTTCAATATGAATAGTTGCATTCTTCTAATACTCAACTTctcactttttaaaagatactagtgaatagtcacaacttttagactatttttagaaggacacaaccttacaacatataacttttagaaaagacacaactctctacacatatttttcaaaagacacaacctttcaacataattgAAGTTCACAACCTTAGGaattaattggaaaagacacaaccttacaacatagaacttttagaaaagacacaaccctttacactactttttcaaaagacacaacctttcaacataagtggattcacaaccttataaattaattggaaaagacacaaccttccaacatagaacttttagaaaagacacaaccctttacacttctttttcaaaagacacaacctttcaacataagtggactcacaacctttggaattaattgggattgctattattagtagatatacataaatattatcAACATCTCTGTATGATAATTTAACTCATCACAGTATACCGTTAATAGAATTCTCTGATGATAAGAAAAGCTTCATGGCTCCTACGGTCCAACCTAAGAGTTTGATTATGTAACAATTGAAGAAACAAGAACCAATGTGtgagtgttacaaaaaaaaagaaccaatgTCCGAAGAAGTCTCTGCTTTTTACAAAATCTAATGCAATCTAAGGCAAAGATGGTCCCTTTGTCATGAGTTTGGTCTCTTCTTAAATAGATAAAACTATTACCTAAAACAATAACCCATTAACCAATGTGTGTGCAGCACAACACATTAACATTTATCTTGTGACCTAACACTTTGTTTGCACATATAATATGCCCTTGCTGCCCAACTGACATTTCGTCCATTGTTATGAAACTTGTAAATCTGAGCTGCTGATTAAAGAGTCTCCGTGTCATTAAGAAGGTGGAAAGTATTTGACCACCAATCTAAGTTTAAACTAATTTGTTGTGTATTCCAATGTAGTTACTTGTGCTAACTTAAAATTTATGTTCTAAAACAGGTGAATAGAGTATTTTCCATTGTAATTACTTGTGCTaactttaatttatatataaggtATTTTGCTTTGTTGAGCGACAAGCGTTTGTCAATACATATCTCATCATCACCCACTCTGACTGTTATTTGAGATCGTTCGTAACTGAGTCTACACTGACTCGGTCGTTTCGTTTGAGATCATTCGTTTTCTTTCCGACGTTGCTTTGCAAAACATTCGTTTTTCTTCATACATGGGCCTTCTCTACACCAAAGTAATGGacttttacttttgttattGTAATAAAATGGGCAGTACGGTTATCACTCCATCCCACATCGGTAATAATCGACAATATCATCTGGTATATATTAGGTACCAATCAATCAAAGTAATGTCAACTGGTGGTGAGATAGAAGTTCATGTTTCCTGATATGGTGAAGTGTCTAAATAGGCTCTCTTCGTTTAAGCTGAAGATTAACTCCATAAAGGATGATGTGAGCCACATAACTCATAACCAGTtggtgttttaaaattatttcaatatgttttttatgctaaatttttataaatataaccaTCGACATCTCTATATAATCATCACACTATACCGACAATTAGATTTTGTGGCGATCACCCCTTCCTCTGATGATATGAGGATGCTTCATAGCTCCAACCTATGCAaggattttaagtttttaacagCTGAAGAAACAAGAATCGATGTGTGAAGAACTGAAGATTGAAGAAgcctttttaaaaatctaaaacaattcAAGGCAAAGATGGTCCCTTTGTCAAGAACGTGCTCTCTTCTTTAATAGTATAAAGATTTTTTCCTAAAACAACAACACATTACCACCATCTCTATCTTGGGATCGCACACACTTTGTTTGCACATGTTTGTAATATTCCAAAAAATACTATAATGGGAAAATACAATCTAATAAGTTAACCACTCAGGTATCTTAtcagattttttaaaacactgaTTTTGTAGTCTAAGGTTGCTCAACCGAGATAAAGTGTTAATGTTATAATTGCTTCTAGTGACCCAGCTTTCTTGTGAAACAAGTAACTGTTATTAAGTTGCACCAACAATCAAATTCTTCAAACCTCCTCTCACCTACTTCTCATCAAACCTCAA
The nucleotide sequence above comes from Brassica napus cultivar Da-Ae chromosome A9, Da-Ae, whole genome shotgun sequence. Encoded proteins:
- the LOC106368675 gene encoding E3 ubiquitin-protein ligase ORTHRUS 2-like — protein: MDRGGEIQLPCDADDVCMRCKSKIPSEECLTCSTCVTPWHVSCLRSPPATLASTQSWECPDCSGDVDPAPASGLNPNSSSLVAAIRAIEADASLNEAQKAKKRQQLVSGKAVEEEDEEKEKKEEQQSDDFLVSLRKNVSCSICLQLPERPVTTPCGHNFCLKCFQKWVAGKRKPTCGTCRASIPKKMKDNPRINSVLVSAIRLAMVSKSTTVSTAKTYQFIRNVDRPEKAFTTERAKKTGKANACSGRIYVTVPSDHFGPILAGNDPDRNQGVLVGESWEDRQECRQWGAHFPHVAGIGGQSSYGAQSVALSGGYKDDEDHGEWFLYTGSGGRDLTGNKRTNKDQAFDQQFTKSNAALRLSCKMGYPVRVVRSHKEKRSAYAPAEKSVRYDGVYRIEKCWRKVGIQGKRVCRYLFVRCDNEPAPWTSDEHGDRPRPLPSIPELKKATDMFVRTESPSWDFDESDGRWKWMKSPPASRKAIAALDPAARKAMKGGGNKRDKFLKEFGCQICRKVMSSPVTTPCAHNFCKECLTGKFAGITQVRQRSRGGRTLRAQKNVMKCPCCPNDISDFLQNPQVNRELMDVIEEVKKKKELEERQDEGTSENSAEGGNTGSEEEEEDQEEEEEEEEEEEEEEDEDEEEESEVHVSEDEPAAKKIKLSA